From Planococcus halocryophilus, the proteins below share one genomic window:
- a CDS encoding rod shape-determining protein yields the protein MFGFGSKDVGIDLGTANTLVYIKGKGIVLREPSVVIKNKTTGEIVAVGSKAKNMMGRTASSIIAVRPMRDGVIADYDTTLTMIKYNLVEAFRAVGSKWKTGTVMICVPFGITSVEQRAVLNAARSAGAREAYTIEEPFAAAIGADLPVWEPVGSMVVDIGGGTTEVAVISLGGIVSSESIRVAGDALDTEIIQYIRKAYKVLIGERTAEALKIGIGSAAIMEASEKDVSMEIRGRDLVTGFPKTLQITAGEIAEALSEPVADMLAGIKAALEKTPPELSADIIENGMVLTGGGALLKNLDRVISRETSMPVSIAENPLDCVALGTGKALENRDKFRRQLSIK from the coding sequence TTGTTTGGATTTGGTTCAAAAGATGTTGGAATAGACTTAGGTACGGCAAATACATTGGTGTATATTAAAGGCAAGGGTATTGTTCTTCGCGAACCTTCTGTTGTCATTAAAAATAAAACGACTGGCGAAATTGTAGCAGTCGGTAGCAAAGCTAAAAATATGATGGGGCGTACAGCAAGTTCGATTATTGCTGTGCGTCCAATGCGTGACGGCGTGATTGCCGATTACGATACGACGTTAACGATGATCAAGTATAATCTTGTTGAAGCGTTTCGAGCAGTCGGTAGTAAATGGAAAACAGGGACGGTCATGATATGTGTTCCTTTTGGCATTACTTCAGTGGAACAACGAGCAGTATTAAATGCTGCTCGTTCAGCTGGAGCGCGTGAAGCTTATACAATTGAAGAGCCTTTCGCTGCGGCGATTGGAGCAGATTTGCCAGTATGGGAACCTGTTGGCAGTATGGTCGTCGATATTGGGGGCGGAACTACGGAAGTCGCGGTTATTTCACTAGGTGGAATCGTTTCGAGCGAATCGATTCGTGTTGCTGGAGATGCTTTGGATACAGAAATTATCCAGTATATCCGTAAAGCCTATAAAGTGTTAATTGGCGAAAGAACGGCTGAAGCACTCAAAATCGGCATCGGTTCTGCGGCTATTATGGAAGCCTCTGAAAAAGATGTGTCTATGGAAATTCGTGGGCGTGATTTAGTAACAGGATTTCCGAAAACCTTACAAATCACGGCTGGTGAAATCGCAGAAGCGTTGAGCGAACCAGTAGCTGATATGTTAGCCGGGATTAAAGCCGCGCTTGAGAAAACGCCGCCTGAATTGAGTGCAGATATTATCGAAAACGGGATGGTGTTGACCGGTGGAGGAGCATTACTTAAAAACCTCGATCGTGTGATTTCAAGGGAAACATCGATGCCGGTATCTATCGCTGAAAATCCATTAGACTGTGTTGCACTTGGCACAGGCAAGGCGCTTGAGAATAGGGACAAATTCCGACGTCAGTTATCAATTAAATAA
- the mreC gene encoding rod shape-determining protein MreC encodes MPQLLTNKRLILLLLGVILLVALISFSLRDRDNVSLPEQIIKDAVGAGQSVFSRPAHFVTGIFDNVDSLLNTFEENQHLKTRLEEFAGVQAEVKDLRSENEELKKIVGKEEDLRDFNPIQATVIARNPDQWEEKLILNRGANQGVKPNMAVMTASGLIGKVTLTTPTTSTVELISTLNPNYRVSAMVVGGAKDVYGLIEGYDAERHELLLKRIDANIELKKGDQVISSGLGGIFPKGVLIGTITEVTIDEFGLTKLAYVKPAADFSLLNHVIIADRLMPEVDGEDNGVTGDDES; translated from the coding sequence ATGCCACAACTTTTAACAAACAAGCGGCTTATTTTGCTGCTGTTGGGTGTCATCCTGCTCGTTGCACTAATTTCTTTTTCGCTCCGTGATCGCGACAATGTGTCACTTCCGGAACAAATTATAAAAGATGCTGTTGGAGCCGGGCAGTCGGTATTTTCACGACCTGCTCATTTTGTAACTGGAATTTTTGATAATGTGGATTCGTTACTGAATACATTTGAAGAAAACCAGCATCTGAAAACGCGCTTAGAAGAATTTGCGGGTGTGCAGGCTGAAGTAAAGGACTTGCGTTCTGAAAATGAAGAACTGAAAAAAATTGTTGGAAAAGAAGAAGATTTACGAGATTTTAACCCGATACAAGCAACTGTTATTGCGCGGAACCCCGATCAATGGGAAGAAAAGTTGATTCTAAATCGTGGTGCCAACCAAGGTGTTAAACCAAACATGGCGGTTATGACCGCAAGTGGCTTAATCGGCAAAGTGACGTTAACAACGCCGACTACTTCGACGGTGGAATTGATTTCGACGCTTAACCCGAACTACCGTGTTTCAGCGATGGTTGTTGGTGGGGCGAAAGATGTTTATGGACTTATTGAAGGGTACGATGCAGAGCGACACGAATTATTATTAAAGCGCATTGATGCGAATATTGAATTGAAAAAAGGCGATCAAGTGATATCAAGTGGGCTCGGCGGGATTTTTCCGAAAGGTGTTTTAATTGGAACAATTACTGAAGTGACAATTGATGAGTTTGGTTTAACGAAGCTTGCTTACGTGAAACCAGCAGCCGACTTTTCTCTTTTAAACCACGTTATTATTGCAGACCGACTGATGCCGGAAGTGGACGGTGAAGACAATGGCGTGACAGGAGACGATGAATCATGA
- a CDS encoding ACT domain-containing protein has product MKDISEQRYYLVREDVLTEAMQKTLEVKRMLQNDRISIMDAVNKTGLSRSAFYKYRDAVFPFHSIVKERILTVFLQLEDRSGTLATLLQTVAENGCNILTIHQTIPIQGRANVTLSLDVTAMDGNLDVFLQQLKKLDFVESADVVSSGSS; this is encoded by the coding sequence ATGAAGGATATTTCGGAACAACGCTATTATTTAGTGCGTGAAGACGTTTTAACAGAAGCGATGCAAAAAACGCTTGAAGTGAAAAGAATGCTGCAAAATGACCGCATTTCGATTATGGATGCCGTTAACAAAACAGGTCTTTCGCGCTCTGCGTTTTATAAATATCGTGACGCTGTATTTCCGTTCCATTCGATTGTCAAAGAACGGATCTTGACGGTTTTCTTACAATTAGAAGACCGCTCAGGAACGCTTGCGACACTTCTGCAAACAGTCGCTGAAAACGGCTGTAATATTTTAACCATCCATCAAACCATTCCGATTCAAGGGCGGGCGAATGTGACTTTGTCTTTGGATGTTACGGCGATGGACGGGAACTTGGACGTATTTTTGCAACAGCTGAAAAAACTCGATTTTGTCGAGTCGGCTGATGTGGTATCAAGCGGATCATCTTAA
- the pheA gene encoding prephenate dehydratase, which yields MTGQAISKRISYLGPEASFTHLAATKVFPDSTLVPFTTIPECIEAVVEGSVDYAVVPLENALEGSVPLTVDYLFHEAQLYVTAEVLSPIEQHLLVHPENRHAESFEAIYSHPHALAQCHKYLYYTYKSTPLEQYSSTAAAAKMVSELPERNIAAIGNEFSAQKYGLDILQRDIHDFHFNHTRFFVLSKTNHKLENPQHEDQIKTTLMMTLPEDDRSGVLHQILSVFAWRRLNLSKIESRPLKTGLGDYFFIADVLADENDAMMRGAFEELTALGCTVKTLGSYYTYKN from the coding sequence ATGACTGGACAAGCTATAAGTAAACGAATCTCATATTTAGGGCCGGAAGCGTCATTTACACACCTTGCGGCAACAAAAGTTTTCCCTGACAGTACCCTGGTGCCATTTACAACCATTCCCGAATGCATAGAAGCAGTGGTAGAAGGCAGCGTAGATTACGCTGTCGTCCCACTGGAAAATGCATTAGAAGGATCGGTACCATTAACCGTAGATTATTTATTCCACGAAGCCCAATTGTATGTGACAGCCGAAGTATTATCACCGATTGAGCAGCATTTATTGGTGCACCCGGAAAACCGTCACGCGGAATCATTTGAAGCGATTTATTCGCATCCGCATGCATTGGCACAATGCCACAAATATCTTTACTATACATATAAAAGTACGCCACTAGAGCAATATAGTTCGACAGCAGCTGCAGCTAAAATGGTATCTGAATTGCCAGAGCGTAATATTGCGGCAATTGGCAATGAATTCTCTGCCCAAAAATACGGACTGGATATTTTACAGCGCGATATTCATGATTTCCATTTTAACCACACACGCTTTTTCGTGTTATCAAAAACTAACCATAAGCTAGAAAATCCGCAGCATGAGGATCAGATCAAAACAACATTAATGATGACCTTGCCAGAAGATGACCGTTCAGGTGTTTTACACCAGATTTTGTCGGTTTTTGCATGGAGACGTTTGAATTTGAGTAAAATCGAGTCGCGGCCATTGAAAACGGGTCTTGGAGATTATTTCTTTATTGCGGATGTACTAGCAGATGAAAATGATGCGATGATGCGTGGTGCATTTGAAGAACTAACAGCTTTGGGTTGTACGGTGAAAACGCTCGGTTCGTATTACACTTATAAAAATTAA
- the mreD gene encoding rod shape-determining protein MreD → MIRFLIPLICLVLFFMEPVFGLFSPLNIGGELNYIVPRFLIMFLIFLTLYYDLKHAMFYGLFFGLLYDVFYIDIIGLYSFLYPATCLAAAAAFKRIPRNLLTATLLTLVLLALFEFLLYQFFLLISFTGMPLGTFITTRLWPTMIANSIFLVMLGWIFKSVIVTQLSERDNKIGLY, encoded by the coding sequence ATGATTCGTTTCCTTATCCCGTTGATCTGCCTCGTCCTGTTTTTCATGGAACCGGTTTTTGGTCTTTTCTCACCATTAAATATTGGTGGCGAATTGAATTATATAGTCCCGCGTTTTCTAATAATGTTTTTGATATTTCTAACGCTTTATTATGATTTAAAACATGCTATGTTTTATGGATTATTTTTCGGGCTCTTGTATGATGTCTTTTACATTGATATTATTGGATTATATTCTTTTCTATACCCGGCCACTTGTCTGGCTGCAGCAGCTGCATTCAAAAGAATCCCTCGGAATTTATTGACAGCGACCCTGCTGACGCTCGTTTTATTGGCATTGTTCGAGTTTTTGCTTTACCAATTCTTCCTGCTTATTTCATTTACGGGAATGCCGCTTGGCACATTTATCACAACAAGGTTATGGCCAACGATGATCGCCAATTCTATTTTCTTGGTGATGCTTGGCTGGATTTTCAAGTCGGTAATTGTCACGCAATTATCAGAGCGTGACAATAAGATAGGGTTATATTAA
- a CDS encoding ribosomal-processing cysteine protease Prp — MILVTVKEASNRISSFEMSGHADYAEHGQDLVCAGASAVSFGAVNAIMELTGIEPDIQQANSGFLKVSFPNNLDEKTDEQVQLLVRSMIVSLKTIEQDYEEYIKITFTA; from the coding sequence ATGATACTTGTAACTGTAAAAGAAGCATCAAATCGCATTTCGTCCTTTGAAATGTCAGGTCATGCGGATTACGCTGAACACGGGCAAGACCTCGTATGTGCTGGAGCATCTGCTGTCTCTTTTGGAGCGGTGAATGCCATCATGGAGCTGACGGGAATCGAACCAGACATTCAGCAAGCAAATAGCGGCTTTTTAAAAGTCAGTTTTCCGAATAACTTGGATGAGAAGACGGATGAGCAGGTTCAACTGCTAGTGCGCTCTATGATTGTTTCATTAAAAACGATTGAACAAGACTATGAAGAATATATTAAAATAACCTTCACAGCTTAG
- the minC gene encoding septum site-determining protein MinC codes for MFLKNLVNIKGKNKGLVLYLDDQCAYSELLTELKAKVSDPALDSDTEVMVHLNKRYCTDSQIQELSEVVATNPHLKVVGTTSDILTVEECEQKIIESQSETYVGIVRSGQVIKAEGDLVVIGDVNPNGRVEAGGSVYVLGRLKGAAHAGTKGNRDAVIAASWLEATQLKIHDELETMTDELSSLSEQPEMECAYLHKNGTIIIDRLQELRFIRPQISTFKGGS; via the coding sequence ATTTTTTTGAAGAATCTCGTTAATATTAAAGGGAAAAATAAAGGACTTGTGCTGTATCTCGATGATCAATGTGCATATTCTGAGTTGTTGACCGAGTTAAAAGCGAAAGTATCGGATCCTGCGCTAGACAGTGATACCGAAGTGATGGTGCATTTAAACAAACGTTATTGCACGGATAGCCAAATTCAAGAACTTAGCGAAGTAGTTGCGACAAACCCTCATTTAAAGGTCGTTGGAACAACGAGCGATATTTTAACTGTTGAAGAATGCGAACAAAAGATCATTGAAAGCCAGTCGGAAACGTATGTCGGCATCGTTAGATCTGGACAAGTGATCAAAGCTGAAGGCGACTTGGTCGTTATTGGTGATGTCAACCCGAATGGTCGCGTCGAAGCAGGCGGCAGTGTTTATGTGCTAGGTCGCTTAAAAGGTGCAGCGCATGCCGGAACAAAAGGCAATCGCGATGCAGTCATTGCGGCATCATGGCTAGAAGCAACACAATTAAAAATTCACGACGAATTAGAAACAATGACAGACGAATTGTCTAGTTTATCTGAACAACCGGAAATGGAATGTGCATATTTACATAAAAATGGCACCATCATCATTGACCGTTTACAGGAATTGCGGTTTATCCGTCCGCAAATTTCAACGTTTAAAGGAGGAAGCTAG
- the rplU gene encoding 50S ribosomal protein L21, producing the protein MYAIIETGGKQIKVEAGQEIYVEKLTGEAGDVITFDKVLFVGGDDTKVGVPFVEGATVTAKVVKSGRAKKITVFTYKAKKNYHRKKGHRQPYTKLTVDAINL; encoded by the coding sequence ATGTACGCGATTATTGAAACTGGTGGAAAACAAATCAAAGTTGAAGCAGGCCAAGAAATCTATGTTGAGAAATTAACTGGAGAAGCTGGTGATGTTATCACTTTCGACAAAGTTCTATTTGTAGGTGGAGATGATACTAAAGTGGGTGTTCCTTTTGTTGAAGGAGCTACTGTTACGGCTAAAGTTGTAAAAAGCGGCCGCGCTAAAAAGATCACTGTTTTCACTTATAAAGCGAAAAAGAACTACCATAGAAAAAAAGGTCACCGTCAGCCATACACGAAATTGACTGTCGATGCAATTAACCTGTAA
- the obgE gene encoding GTPase ObgE — translation MFVDHVKVYVKGGDGGDGMVAFRREKYVPNGGPAGGDGGKGGNIVFIVEEGLRTLMDFRYKRIFKADRGTHGMSKNQHGAKAEDTLIKVPPGTVVKDVDTGETIADLVEHGQTAVIAKGGRGGRGNSRFATPANPAPELSEKGEPGYERNVILELKVLADAGLVGFPSVGKSTLLSVVSAAKPKIAEYHFTTIVPNLGMVETEDQRSFVMADLPGLIQGAHEGIGLGHQFLRHIERTRVIIHVIDMSGLEGRDPYEDYLTINEELKQYNMRLTERPQLIVANKMDMPDSEENLAKFREKLPEDARIFPISALSRKGLNNLLFAIADVIEVTPEFPLMGDEEVDSESTVLYKHETDADGFDITRGPDGAFILSGYAIERMFKMTDFSHEDSIRRFARQMRGMGIDDALRERGAENGDTVRLLEFEFEFMD, via the coding sequence ATGTTTGTCGATCACGTAAAAGTTTATGTTAAAGGTGGCGACGGCGGAGATGGCATGGTTGCTTTCCGTCGCGAAAAATATGTACCAAACGGCGGCCCAGCCGGTGGAGATGGTGGTAAAGGCGGGAATATCGTCTTTATCGTTGAAGAAGGATTGCGTACGCTAATGGATTTCCGTTACAAACGGATCTTTAAAGCAGATCGCGGAACACATGGCATGAGCAAAAACCAACACGGTGCCAAAGCAGAAGATACATTGATCAAAGTTCCACCAGGCACAGTTGTAAAAGACGTCGATACAGGCGAAACAATTGCTGACTTAGTTGAACATGGTCAAACTGCGGTTATCGCTAAAGGTGGACGCGGCGGACGAGGAAACTCACGTTTTGCAACGCCGGCAAACCCTGCTCCAGAGCTTTCTGAAAAAGGCGAACCGGGTTATGAGCGCAATGTCATTTTGGAATTGAAAGTATTGGCAGATGCTGGACTTGTCGGATTCCCAAGTGTCGGGAAATCGACGTTATTGTCAGTGGTTTCTGCAGCTAAACCGAAAATTGCTGAATACCATTTCACAACGATCGTTCCAAACTTAGGCATGGTTGAAACAGAAGACCAGCGCAGCTTTGTTATGGCCGATCTTCCTGGATTAATCCAAGGCGCTCACGAAGGAATCGGCCTTGGCCATCAATTCCTACGCCATATTGAACGCACGCGTGTTATTATTCACGTAATTGATATGTCTGGACTTGAAGGACGCGATCCTTACGAAGATTATTTAACAATCAACGAAGAATTAAAACAATACAATATGCGTTTAACAGAACGTCCGCAATTGATAGTGGCAAACAAAATGGATATGCCGGATTCTGAAGAGAATTTAGCGAAATTCCGCGAAAAATTACCGGAAGATGCACGTATTTTCCCGATCTCCGCATTGTCACGTAAAGGATTAAACAATTTGTTGTTCGCGATTGCTGATGTCATTGAAGTAACTCCAGAATTCCCATTAATGGGCGATGAAGAAGTTGATTCAGAAAGCACAGTATTGTACAAACACGAAACTGATGCTGATGGCTTTGATATTACACGCGGTCCTGATGGCGCATTTATCTTGTCTGGTTATGCGATTGAACGTATGTTCAAGATGACGGACTTTTCTCATGAAGACTCAATTCGTCGTTTTGCTCGTCAAATGCGCGGTATGGGGATTGATGATGCTCTTCGTGAACGTGGAGCGGAAAATGGCGACACGGTTCGCTTGCTTGAATTCGAATTCGAATTTATGGATTGA
- the radC gene encoding RadC family protein gives MLNETPLMIRDVHITDRPRERLMNQGAAALSNQELIAILLRTGSRQESVLHLANRVLTHFEHIQELKNATIEEMVAINGIGQAKAVQLLAAVELGRRLSSKQTDTKFTIRSPKDAASYLMADMTSLKQEHFVVLFLNIKNQVMHRQTIFVGSLNASIVHPREIFREAVRRSTASIVCAHNHPSGNPAPSPEDIEVTKRLVEAGSIIGIELLDHVIIGDHQFISLKEKGFM, from the coding sequence ATGCTAAACGAAACGCCATTAATGATTCGTGATGTGCACATTACAGACCGCCCCCGTGAACGGTTGATGAACCAGGGGGCGGCAGCGTTATCCAATCAAGAGCTAATCGCGATATTACTGCGCACTGGCAGTCGACAAGAGTCAGTCTTGCATTTAGCAAATCGCGTGCTTACTCATTTTGAACACATTCAAGAATTGAAAAACGCTACGATCGAAGAAATGGTGGCGATCAATGGCATCGGACAAGCAAAAGCGGTGCAATTACTCGCAGCAGTCGAACTTGGTCGGCGTTTGTCTTCAAAACAAACCGATACAAAATTTACCATTCGTTCGCCAAAAGACGCCGCTTCTTATTTAATGGCGGATATGACCTCGCTCAAGCAAGAACATTTTGTTGTGTTATTCCTCAATATTAAAAATCAAGTTATGCACAGACAAACAATTTTTGTTGGCAGCTTGAATGCTTCTATCGTTCATCCTCGAGAAATCTTCCGTGAAGCGGTCCGTCGTTCTACAGCTTCAATTGTTTGCGCACATAATCATCCGTCTGGTAATCCAGCACCTTCCCCTGAAGATATTGAAGTCACCAAACGACTAGTTGAAGCGGGCAGTATTATTGGGATCGAATTACTCGATCACGTTATAATTGGTGACCACCAATTCATTTCGTTGAAAGAAAAGGGGTTCATGTAG
- the minD gene encoding septum site-determining protein MinD produces the protein MGEAIVITSGKGGVGKTTTTANLGTALALQGKKVCLIDTDIGLRNLDVILGLENRIIYDLIDVLEGRCKVHQALVKDKRFDDMLYLLPAAQTADKNDVNPEQMKELVTELKKDYDFVIIDCPAGIEQGYKNAVAGADHAIVVTTPEISAVRDADRIIGLLELEENIDAPRLIINRIRPHLMKAGEALDVNEITTHLSIDLLGIIADDERVISSSNKGEPIVMDPSNTAALGYRNIARRLLGESVPLMSMEKAPPSLFTKIKAVFTK, from the coding sequence GTGGGAGAAGCTATCGTAATTACATCAGGTAAGGGAGGCGTCGGTAAAACGACGACAACCGCCAACCTCGGCACTGCATTGGCCCTTCAAGGGAAAAAAGTATGTTTAATCGATACTGACATTGGATTGCGCAACCTCGACGTTATTTTAGGACTCGAAAATCGCATCATTTATGATTTGATTGACGTATTAGAAGGTCGTTGCAAAGTTCACCAAGCGCTTGTGAAAGACAAACGTTTTGATGATATGCTTTATTTATTGCCAGCAGCGCAAACTGCCGACAAAAATGATGTCAATCCAGAACAGATGAAAGAGCTTGTGACAGAACTGAAAAAAGACTACGATTTCGTCATTATCGATTGCCCAGCCGGCATCGAGCAAGGCTATAAAAACGCTGTAGCGGGAGCAGATCACGCGATTGTCGTGACAACTCCTGAAATTTCAGCAGTTCGCGACGCTGACCGCATTATCGGTTTGTTGGAACTTGAAGAAAACATCGATGCACCACGTTTGATCATTAATCGCATCCGCCCGCATTTGATGAAAGCGGGAGAAGCGCTTGATGTGAACGAAATCACGACGCATTTGTCGATCGATTTACTGGGCATCATCGCAGACGACGAGCGCGTCATTTCAAGTTCAAACAAAGGTGAACCGATCGTTATGGACCCGTCGAACACCGCTGCACTTGGCTACCGCAATATTGCGCGCCGCTTGCTAGGTGAATCGGTTCCATTGATGAGCATGGAAAAAGCACCGCCAAGCTTGTTCACTAAAATCAAAGCAGTCTTTACGAAATAA
- a CDS encoding nuclease-related domain-containing protein, whose protein sequence is MNDFVLVQMVAAERLQSSHESKHTVLSELKNSLAGVSGEQRTAALLNRELDLVGDVVVLSDVHIPYKDGSVQIDVLLIHADCVCVLEVKNMIGEFYFDSVNFQFHRVVDGRREGMRNPEAQLHRAVKAVSGFLGVPVHGVIVLTSRSGKVVEAPKLYPVVSLDYLPFHLEKLANRSELFDVAKLTSMLEKLPPQNFSNSWLTRHQIGLDSLRLGVTCPTCRTCSLIWRDRKWHCKSCGFHSRDAHEVTLQEYALLFGRDLDTRLAYRLLGVENKYVLYRLLEKSAPKSQTRGKRRIIENRELLREYFSRVYR, encoded by the coding sequence ATGAACGATTTTGTACTTGTGCAAATGGTTGCTGCAGAACGATTACAATCTAGTCACGAATCAAAACATACAGTTTTATCCGAGTTGAAAAATTCTTTAGCAGGAGTGAGCGGTGAACAACGTACGGCCGCTTTGTTGAATAGAGAGTTGGATTTAGTGGGGGATGTTGTTGTATTGAGCGATGTCCATATTCCTTATAAAGACGGCTCTGTGCAAATTGATGTGCTATTGATTCATGCAGATTGTGTATGTGTATTAGAAGTAAAAAACATGATTGGAGAATTTTATTTTGATTCGGTCAATTTCCAGTTTCACCGAGTTGTCGACGGACGCAGAGAAGGCATGCGCAACCCAGAAGCTCAATTGCATCGCGCGGTAAAAGCGGTTAGTGGATTTTTAGGTGTTCCGGTTCATGGCGTCATAGTTTTAACGAGTCGGTCTGGAAAAGTAGTCGAAGCACCAAAACTTTATCCGGTCGTCTCACTCGACTACTTGCCGTTTCATTTGGAGAAGTTGGCTAATAGATCCGAGCTTTTTGATGTAGCAAAGCTAACGAGCATGTTAGAAAAGTTACCTCCGCAAAATTTTAGTAATTCATGGCTTACGCGTCACCAGATTGGGTTAGATTCCTTAAGACTCGGTGTGACCTGTCCAACGTGTCGCACTTGTTCGCTTATCTGGCGAGACCGAAAATGGCATTGCAAGTCTTGCGGCTTTCATTCGCGAGATGCTCACGAAGTGACGCTTCAAGAATATGCTTTGTTGTTTGGAAGGGATCTCGACACGCGACTTGCATACCGGCTACTTGGAGTTGAAAATAAATATGTGTTGTATCGGTTGCTTGAAAAGTCAGCGCCGAAAAGCCAGACGCGTGGAAAAAGGCGAATTATTGAAAATCGAGAGCTGTTACGTGAGTATTTTAGTCGCGTTTATCGGTGA
- a CDS encoding Maf family protein, with protein sequence MKFKSDFPIILASQSPRRQELLGMLGVDFTIVPSTKDEPDPQQFQTALGYVLACAAQKAQEVAAGKRDSVVIGSDTIVVLDEEILLKPKSKEQAKSYLQKLSGNTHHVITAVTVVQGDSELSFHETVQVTFFDLPEAWIDAYINTEDPYDKAGAYGIQTVSGLFVKEINGDYNAVVGLPVAALTQKLNAAGFISLEGSGVRC encoded by the coding sequence ATGAAATTTAAATCCGATTTCCCGATCATACTCGCTTCACAATCGCCACGTCGCCAAGAACTGCTTGGCATGCTTGGTGTTGATTTTACTATTGTACCAAGCACGAAAGACGAACCGGATCCGCAGCAATTTCAAACAGCGCTTGGTTATGTGTTAGCTTGCGCTGCACAAAAAGCACAGGAAGTGGCAGCTGGAAAAAGAGATAGCGTCGTTATTGGTTCGGATACAATTGTGGTATTAGATGAAGAGATTTTATTAAAACCGAAAAGCAAAGAACAAGCAAAAAGCTATTTACAAAAATTGTCTGGCAACACGCATCACGTCATCACTGCGGTAACGGTCGTTCAAGGAGATAGCGAGTTATCGTTTCATGAAACAGTTCAAGTAACATTTTTTGATTTGCCTGAAGCGTGGATTGACGCTTATATCAATACAGAAGATCCGTATGACAAAGCGGGTGCTTATGGCATTCAAACGGTATCTGGGTTGTTTGTTAAAGAAATCAATGGTGATTACAATGCGGTCGTCGGGTTACCAGTTGCTGCTTTAACGCAAAAATTAAATGCTGCTGGGTTTATTTCGTTAGAAGGGAGTGGTGTTCGATGCTAA
- the rpmA gene encoding 50S ribosomal protein L27 — translation MLRLDLQFFASKKGVGSTRNGRDSESKRLGAKRADGQEVTGGSILYRQRGTRIYPGENVGRGGDDTLFAKIDGVVRFERFGRDKKKVSVYPVAQEA, via the coding sequence ATGTTAAGATTAGATCTTCAGTTTTTTGCATCTAAAAAAGGTGTAGGTTCAACGAGAAACGGACGTGACTCAGAATCTAAACGCCTTGGCGCAAAACGTGCAGACGGCCAAGAAGTTACTGGTGGTTCGATTTTATACCGTCAACGCGGTACTAGAATTTATCCAGGTGAGAACGTTGGACGCGGCGGAGACGATACACTTTTTGCTAAAATCGACGGAGTTGTTCGTTTTGAACGTTTCGGACGCGATAAGAAAAAAGTTAGCGTATATCCAGTTGCACAAGAAGCTTAA
- a CDS encoding Spo0B domain-containing protein, which produces MEKPMTVAQSLRHARHDFLNDLQLIKMNLDLGRLQEAQALIRSYAEASMHASRLADIGLPLTEEWLLTVNWRFPGFNFHVECQAVTAPAHLDGEFRRFLDDFVELAKKHLSPYQVFDCEMLLKSDAAFFEINIKCSESWPDLNIVEADGFTVRKECSEDSTMIAVRAQMEG; this is translated from the coding sequence ATGGAAAAACCAATGACAGTGGCACAATCGCTTCGGCATGCGCGCCATGATTTTTTAAATGACCTTCAATTAATCAAAATGAATTTGGATCTTGGTCGTCTTCAAGAGGCGCAAGCGCTTATTCGTTCGTATGCCGAAGCGTCTATGCATGCCAGCAGGCTAGCCGACATCGGGTTACCGCTGACAGAGGAATGGTTGTTAACGGTTAATTGGCGCTTTCCTGGATTTAATTTTCACGTAGAGTGTCAGGCTGTTACAGCTCCTGCACATTTAGATGGCGAATTCCGACGTTTTTTAGATGATTTTGTAGAATTAGCGAAAAAGCATCTGAGTCCTTATCAAGTGTTTGATTGTGAAATGTTATTGAAATCCGATGCAGCGTTTTTTGAAATAAATATCAAGTGTTCGGAGAGTTGGCCGGACTTGAACATAGTGGAAGCAGATGGATTCACAGTACGAAAAGAGTGTAGCGAAGACAGCACAATGATTGCTGTTCGTGCACAGATGGAGGGATAA